One region of Mycolicibacterium rhodesiae NBB3 genomic DNA includes:
- a CDS encoding ATP-binding cassette domain-containing protein: protein MGHPADTHDLIRVHGARENNLKDVDVELPKRRLTVFTGVSGSGKSSLVFDTIAAESQRLINETYSAFVQGFMPTLARPEVDVLEGLTTAIIVDQQRMGADPRSTVGTATDAGAMLRILFSRLGKPHIGSPQAFSFNVASISGAGAVTLEKGGRTVKERRDFNIVGGMCARCEGRGSINDIDLTALYDDGKSLNEGALTIPGFSMEGWYGRIFNGCGFFDPNKPINKFTKKELDALLYKEATKLKIDGVNLTYLGLIPQIKKSFLSKDVEAMQPHIRAFVERAVTFTTCPDCDGTRLSDTARSSKIKGRSIADVCAMQISDLAEWIGGVTDKAVAPLVASLKHTLDSFVEIGLGYLSLDRPAGTLSGGEAQRVKMIRHLGSALTDVTYVFDEPTVGLHPHDIARMNDLLLQLRDKGNTVLVVEHKPEVIAIADHIVDLGPGAGGNGGQVVFEGTIAGLRKSRTVTGRHLDDRAALKSSVRSPSDALEVRKASTHNLQNVDVDIPLGVLCVITGVAGSGKSSLIGGSVAGRDGVVLIDQAPIRGSRRSNPATYTGLLDPIRKAFAKANGVKPALFSANSEGACPACNGAGVIFTELGVMATVESPCEECEGKRFQASVLEYTFGGRNIAEVLAMSVADALEFFGAGDAATPAAHKILERLADVGLGYLSLGQPLTTLSGGERQRLKLASQLGDSDIYVLDEPTSGLHLADVEQLLGLLDRLVDSGKSVLVIEHHQGVMAHADWIIDLGPGAGHDGGRVVFEGTPAELVAKRCTVTGEHLAEYVNA, encoded by the coding sequence GTGGGTCACCCTGCTGACACCCACGATCTGATCCGCGTACACGGCGCGCGCGAGAACAATCTCAAGGACGTCGATGTCGAGCTCCCGAAGCGACGGCTCACCGTGTTCACCGGGGTGTCGGGCTCGGGGAAGAGCTCACTGGTGTTCGACACGATCGCCGCCGAATCGCAGCGGCTGATCAACGAGACCTACAGCGCCTTCGTCCAAGGTTTCATGCCGACGCTGGCACGGCCCGAGGTCGACGTGCTCGAAGGGCTCACGACGGCGATCATCGTCGATCAGCAACGTATGGGCGCAGACCCGCGCTCCACGGTCGGCACCGCCACCGATGCAGGCGCGATGTTGCGCATCCTGTTCAGCCGCCTCGGCAAGCCGCACATCGGTTCGCCGCAAGCGTTTTCGTTCAACGTCGCCTCGATCAGCGGCGCGGGAGCGGTGACCTTGGAGAAAGGCGGGCGCACTGTCAAGGAGCGCCGCGACTTCAACATCGTCGGCGGCATGTGCGCGCGCTGCGAGGGCCGAGGTTCGATCAACGACATCGACCTGACCGCGCTGTACGACGACGGTAAATCGCTCAACGAGGGTGCGCTCACGATCCCGGGCTTTTCGATGGAGGGCTGGTACGGACGAATCTTCAACGGTTGCGGCTTCTTTGATCCGAACAAGCCGATAAACAAGTTCACCAAGAAGGAACTGGACGCCCTGCTGTACAAGGAGGCGACCAAGCTCAAGATCGACGGCGTCAACCTGACCTATCTCGGGCTGATCCCGCAGATCAAGAAATCGTTCTTGTCCAAAGACGTCGAGGCAATGCAGCCGCACATCCGCGCCTTCGTCGAGCGAGCGGTGACATTCACGACCTGCCCCGACTGCGACGGGACACGACTGTCCGACACGGCACGCTCGTCGAAGATCAAGGGCCGCAGCATCGCCGACGTGTGCGCGATGCAGATCAGCGACCTGGCCGAATGGATCGGCGGCGTCACCGACAAGGCGGTGGCCCCGCTGGTGGCGTCGCTGAAACACACACTCGACTCGTTCGTCGAGATCGGGCTGGGCTACCTGTCGCTCGACCGCCCGGCCGGGACGCTGTCCGGCGGGGAAGCGCAACGCGTCAAGATGATTCGCCATCTGGGGTCGGCGCTCACGGATGTCACGTATGTCTTCGATGAGCCGACGGTCGGCCTGCATCCCCACGATATCGCCCGAATGAACGACCTTCTGCTGCAACTGCGGGACAAGGGCAACACCGTGCTGGTCGTGGAGCACAAACCCGAGGTGATCGCCATCGCCGACCACATCGTCGACCTCGGTCCGGGTGCCGGCGGAAACGGCGGCCAGGTGGTCTTCGAAGGCACGATCGCGGGGCTGCGGAAAAGCAGGACCGTCACCGGACGACACCTCGACGACCGCGCGGCGCTCAAGAGTTCAGTGCGCTCGCCCTCCGATGCGCTGGAAGTCAGAAAGGCGTCGACGCACAACCTGCAGAACGTCGATGTCGACATCCCCCTCGGCGTGCTGTGCGTCATCACCGGTGTGGCCGGCTCGGGCAAGAGTTCATTGATCGGCGGCTCGGTCGCCGGTCGTGACGGCGTCGTGCTCATCGACCAGGCGCCGATTCGCGGTTCGCGTCGCAGCAATCCCGCGACCTACACCGGGCTGCTTGACCCGATCCGTAAGGCGTTCGCCAAGGCCAACGGCGTCAAGCCCGCGCTGTTCAGCGCGAATTCCGAAGGGGCGTGCCCGGCCTGCAACGGCGCCGGTGTCATCTTCACCGAACTGGGTGTGATGGCGACCGTCGAATCGCCGTGCGAAGAGTGCGAGGGCAAGCGCTTTCAGGCGTCGGTGCTGGAGTACACGTTCGGCGGGCGCAACATTGCCGAAGTGCTGGCGATGTCGGTGGCCGATGCGCTCGAGTTCTTCGGTGCGGGGGACGCGGCCACCCCGGCCGCGCACAAGATCCTCGAACGCCTCGCCGACGTCGGCCTGGGCTACCTGTCACTCGGCCAGCCCCTGACGACGCTGTCCGGTGGTGAGCGGCAGCGGCTCAAGCTCGCGTCCCAGCTGGGCGACAGCGACATCTACGTCCTGGATGAGCCCACGTCCGGCCTGCACCTCGCCGACGTCGAGCAGCTCCTGGGTCTGCTGGACCGCCTCGTGGACTCCGGCAAGTCGGTGCTGGTGATCGAGCACCATCAGGGCGTGATGGCGCACGCCGACTGGATCATCGACCTCGGTCCCGGCGCCGGTCACGACGGTGGCCGGGTGGTCTTCGAGGGGACGCCTGCTGAGCTTGTCGCCAAGCGATGCACCGTGACCGGCGAACATCTCGCGGAATACGTCAACGCCTGA
- a CDS encoding VOC family protein, translated as MDITINSSMLPHDDPEASLAFYRDTLGFEVRLDVGQGTMRWITVGPPNQPDTNVVLYPPSATPGLTDDERRLIAEMMAKGTYAQINLATKDLDATFERVQAGDVEIVQEPTEQPYGVRDCALRDPAGNMVRIQELS; from the coding sequence ATGGATATCACCATCAACTCCAGCATGCTTCCGCACGACGACCCCGAGGCCTCCCTGGCCTTCTACCGCGACACCCTCGGCTTCGAGGTTCGCCTCGACGTCGGACAGGGAACGATGCGCTGGATCACTGTCGGCCCTCCCAACCAGCCCGACACCAATGTCGTGCTCTATCCGCCGAGCGCGACGCCAGGCCTGACCGACGATGAACGTCGCCTCATCGCCGAGATGATGGCCAAGGGCACGTACGCCCAGATCAATCTGGCCACCAAAGACCTCGACGCGACCTTCGAGCGGGTTCAGGCCGGCGACGTCGAAATAGTGCAGGAGCCGACCGAGCAGCCGTACGGCGTCCGTGACTGCGCGTTGCGTGATCCGGCAGGCAACATGGTGCGCATCCAGGAGCTGAGCTGA
- a CDS encoding helix-turn-helix transcriptional regulator: MTSRPVDEQRLRDLRLLRKVRDRIDRNYAQPLNVEALARGVNMSVGHLSRQFKNAYGESPYSYLMTRRIERAMALLRRGDMSVTDVCFAVGFQSLGTFSTRFSELVGLPPSAYRDQTAGATAGLPHCVEKQVTRPIRNREAAAVTLHLT; the protein is encoded by the coding sequence ATGACCAGCAGGCCGGTGGACGAACAGCGCCTGCGCGACCTCAGGCTGCTGCGCAAGGTCCGCGACCGGATAGACCGCAATTACGCTCAGCCTCTCAACGTCGAGGCGCTCGCACGCGGGGTGAACATGTCGGTCGGCCACCTGTCGCGCCAGTTCAAGAACGCTTACGGCGAGTCCCCGTACTCCTACCTGATGACCAGGCGAATCGAGCGGGCAATGGCACTGCTGCGCCGCGGCGACATGTCCGTCACCGACGTGTGCTTCGCGGTGGGGTTTCAGTCCCTCGGGACCTTCAGCACCCGCTTTTCCGAATTGGTCGGCCTGCCGCCGAGCGCGTATCGCGACCAGACTGCCGGCGCGACAGCAGGCCTTCCGCATTGTGTGGAGAAGCAGGTCACCAGACCGATCAGGAATCGAGAAGCGGCCGCCGTAACGCTGCACCTAACGTGA
- a CDS encoding acyl-CoA thioesterase domain-containing protein, with protein MATEPAHFARTEDGGFMPTRFALSHWGDDHLNGPAVVGLAAQVLESQCGSAEFMPARLTVDLFRAARLASTVVDVRVVRDGRRVRGAECDVIQDGRAVARATLIQYRRSSAPPGRQWIAPMPHPSPPPPDDQVVPFVGSDAGWTRTPGDHQNDSRKRFYNRGINVVAGEKVSPFVRAAMIAEATSLVTNLGTDGIGYINGDLTVALSRLPVDEWICIQGDSHLACDGIAVGTATLFDHHGAFGSGVTTAVANPAAQIDFSTQSFDRRGLNYE; from the coding sequence ATGGCAACGGAACCCGCCCATTTCGCGCGCACCGAGGACGGCGGGTTCATGCCCACCCGCTTCGCGCTGAGCCACTGGGGCGACGATCACCTCAATGGCCCCGCCGTCGTGGGACTGGCAGCGCAGGTTCTGGAGAGTCAGTGTGGCTCGGCGGAGTTCATGCCGGCTCGCCTGACCGTCGATCTGTTTCGTGCGGCCAGGTTGGCCTCGACGGTGGTCGATGTGCGGGTCGTGCGCGACGGTCGCCGGGTACGTGGCGCGGAATGCGATGTGATTCAGGACGGCCGAGCGGTCGCGCGCGCGACGCTGATTCAATACCGAAGGTCGTCCGCGCCGCCCGGCCGCCAGTGGATCGCACCGATGCCGCATCCATCGCCGCCACCACCCGACGATCAGGTGGTGCCGTTCGTCGGCAGCGACGCCGGCTGGACTCGCACGCCGGGAGACCACCAGAACGACTCACGCAAGCGCTTCTACAACCGCGGCATCAACGTCGTTGCGGGGGAGAAGGTCTCGCCGTTCGTACGGGCTGCGATGATCGCCGAGGCGACCAGCCTCGTGACGAATCTCGGCACCGACGGCATCGGCTACATCAACGGCGATCTGACCGTGGCGTTGTCCCGGCTGCCGGTTGACGAGTGGATCTGCATCCAGGGTGACTCGCACTTGGCATGCGACGGGATCGCTGTCGGGACGGCCACGCTTTTCGACCATCACGGTGCGTTCGGATCCGGAGTGACGACCGCGGTGGCCAACCCCGCGGCCCAAATCGATTTCAGCACACAGTCATTCGATCGGCGGGGCCTCAACTACGAGTAG